One bacterium genomic window, CTGGCGCGGGGCAGGCGGGACGAACGGCCTCGTCCGGCGCGGGGCCGTGGCCGGCGATCCTCGAACGGACCCCGTACAACAAACTCGGCGCGAACCTCGTCCTGTCGGCGAAGTTTTTCGCGAGCCACGGCTATGCGGTCGTCCTTCAAGATGTGCGGGGCCGCTATGAGTCCGAGGGCGAGTTCTACGCGTTCGGCAACGAGGGGCCCGACGGCGTCGAGACCGTGGCGTGGGTGCGCGCGCAGCCGTGGTGCGACGGCCGGGTCGCCACGATGGGGCTGTCATACTCGTCGTGCACGCAGACGAGCCTCGCCGCCCTCGATCCCCCCGGTCTCGCCGCCCAGTTCGTCAGCATGGGCTTTCACAACTACCACACGGCCTCGATGCGCCAGGGCGGGGCGCTCGAGGTGCGCTTCGCGCTCTACGCGTTCATGATGGCGCAGACGTCGCGCGAGGCCGCCGCGGACGCGACAACGCGGGTCGCGATGCAGCAGGCTTGGGGCGAGATCCGCTCCTGGCTCGGGCACCTCCCGCCCAAGCCGGGCCTTACGCCGCTCCGGCACACGCCGTCCTACGAGCAGTGGCTGCTGGACATCTGGCGGCACGGCGAGTACGACGAGTACTGGGCCGGCCGCCCCGGGTATTCGATCGAGGGGTTGTACGACCGGCACGCCGACGTCCCCCTGTATTTCTGCGGCGGATGGTACGATTCGTACGCGCGCTCGACCGTGACCAACTACGTCGAACTGAGCCGCCGGAAGCGCGGACCCGTGCGTCTCATCATGGGGCCCTGGATCCACGGGAGCGCGAGTCTCGACCTGTCCTACGCCGGCGACGCGGAGTTCGGGCCCGACGCGCCGCTCGGCTACGACCAGTTCCGGCTGCGCTGGTTCGACGCGGTGCTTCGCGGGGGGCGTCCCGGCGGCGTCGAGGAGCCGCCGGTGCAGATCTTCGTCATGGGGGGCGGCTCCGGCCGCAAGGTGCCGGGCACCGGCAAACTCGACGTCGGGGGCCGGTGGCGCGCCGAACGCGAGTGGCCGCCGGCCCGGACGGAGTACACGCCGTTCTACCTGCAGCCGGGCGGGGGCTTGTCACCCCAGTCGCCGCCGGACGGCGCCGGTTCGTCGCGGTACGTCTTCGATCCCGCGGATCCGGTGCCCACGATCGGCGGCAACATCTCGGTCGGCTACGATATCATGCCGGGCGGCGGGTTCGATCAACGCGGCGGCCCGCACGTCTACGGCGCGCGGGACGGGCTGTCGCTGTCGGCCCGGCGGGACGTGCTCGTCTTCTCGACGCCGCCGCTGACCCACGACGTGGAAGTGACGGGGACGGTCGTCGTGCACCTGTGGGCCGCGTCGTCCGCGCCGGACACGGACTTCACGGCCAAACTGCTGGATGTCTACCCGGCGAATCCGGATTACCCCGACGGCTATGAGCTCAACATCGGCGACTCGATTATTCGGGCGCGGTACCGCGAGGAGCGGGACCGGCCGGAGTGGCTTGAACCCGGACGGCCGTACCATTTCACGATCACGCTCTATCCGACGAGCCTCGTCTTCTGCCGGGGTCATCGAGTCCGCCTGCACGTGTCGTCGTCGAACTTTCCGCGCTTCGACGTGAATCCCAATACCGGGGGGCCGCTCGGCGCAGACCAGGCGCGCCAGCCCGCGGTGCAGACGGTGTTCCACGACGCGGCCCGGCCGTCGCGCGTGATCCTGCCGATCCTTCCGTCCTAGGAGATGCCGGCCGTGCCCACGATCGCGATCGGACGCATCTCCCACGAGACCAACACGTTCTCGCCCGTGCCGACCACGCTCGCCTCGTTCGAGGAAGGCGAGGGGATCCTCGAAGGCGACGGTCTCATCCGCCACCACACCGGCGGGAAGACCGGCCTCGGCGGCTTTCTCGACGTCGCGGCCGAGGAGCGCTGGCGGGTCGTGGGCACCCTGGCGGCCGGCGCGACCCCGTCCGGCAAGGTCGCCGCCGCGGCGCACACCGGCCTGCGCGACCGCCTGCTCGGCCGGCTCCGGTCGGCGGGTCCGGTGGACGGCGTGCTGCTGCATCTGCACGGCGCGATGTGCGCGGATGGCGCCGCCGACGCCGAAGGCGATATCTGCCGGCACGTGCGCGCCGTCGTGGGGCCGGCGGTGCCGGTGATCGTAGAACTCGATCTCCACGGCAACATGACGGCCGCGTTTTGCGAGAGCGTCGATGCCGTGTTCGCCTATCAGACCAATCCGCACGTCGATCCGTACGAGCGCGGGGTGGACGCGGCGCGCTGCCTCGCGCGCCTGCTGCGTGGCGAGTTGGCGCGGCCCAAGGTGTACATCGCCAAGCCGCCGATGCTGCCGCCCACGATCAACATGCGGACGGCGGAAGGTCCGATGCACGACCTGCTCGAGGACGCCCGCGCGTGGGAGGCGAGGCCGGAGATCGTCAACGTGTCGGTGTTCGGCGGGTTTCCGTATGCGGACTTCGATCAGGCCGGCACGGCCATCCTCGTCACGGCCACCGATCCCGCGGCGGGACGCGCCTGCGCCGCGGCGATAGGTCGCCGCGCGTGGGACCAGCGGGCGCGGTTTCTCAAACCGCTGCCCACAGTACCGGAAGCCGTCGATCGCGCGCTGCGCCTCGCCGCGGAGCGTCCCGGGAAGCCCGTGGCGCTCGCGGACGTCGCGGACAATCCCGGCGGCGGCGGGACCGGCGATACGACCGACCTGCTGCGAGAATTGGTGGGCCGGCGGGCCGGGGGCGCCGTGGCGTGCGTCTGGGATCCCGAGACCGCGAAGCAGGCGTTCCGGGCCGGACTCGGGGCGACCGCGACGTTCCGGATCGGCGGCAAGGTGGCCCCGGAGGCCTTCGGGGCACCGGTGGAGGTCACCGGCCGGGTCGCGCACCTGAGCGACGGCGAATTCGTGGGAACGGGGCCGGTCGTCCGCGGCCGGAAGGTGCGCTGCGGGCCCACCGCGCAGATCGCCCCCGTCTGGCGCGGGGCGGACGGGACGGGCGGGGCGGGCGGGCTCAAGATCATCGTGACGTCGGTCCGGCACGCCGCGAACGACCGGGGGTTCTTCCGGATCGGCGGTGTGGAGCCCGAGCG contains:
- a CDS encoding M81 family metallopeptidase, producing MPTIAIGRISHETNTFSPVPTTLASFEEGEGILEGDGLIRHHTGGKTGLGGFLDVAAEERWRVVGTLAAGATPSGKVAAAAHTGLRDRLLGRLRSAGPVDGVLLHLHGAMCADGAADAEGDICRHVRAVVGPAVPVIVELDLHGNMTAAFCESVDAVFAYQTNPHVDPYERGVDAARCLARLLRGELARPKVYIAKPPMLPPTINMRTAEGPMHDLLEDARAWEARPEIVNVSVFGGFPYADFDQAGTAILVTATDPAAGRACAAAIGRRAWDQRARFLKPLPTVPEAVDRALRLAAERPGKPVALADVADNPGGGGTGDTTDLLRELVGRRAGGAVACVWDPETAKQAFRAGLGATATFRIGGKVAPEAFGAPVEVTGRVAHLSDGEFVGTGPVVRGRKVRCGPTAQIAPVWRGADGTGGAGGLKIIVTSVRHAANDRGFFRIGGVEPEREPLLVIKSRGHFRADFEPITETIIEVDAPGAANPNLDRFRFAHVRRPIWPLDPDLVWDGGRG
- a CDS encoding CocE/NonD family hydrolase; this encodes MTVRPAPAATPTHPVTCERHVEMRLADGTRLVSDVYLPVPSSAPTGAGQAGRTASSGAGPWPAILERTPYNKLGANLVLSAKFFASHGYAVVLQDVRGRYESEGEFYAFGNEGPDGVETVAWVRAQPWCDGRVATMGLSYSSCTQTSLAALDPPGLAAQFVSMGFHNYHTASMRQGGALEVRFALYAFMMAQTSREAAADATTRVAMQQAWGEIRSWLGHLPPKPGLTPLRHTPSYEQWLLDIWRHGEYDEYWAGRPGYSIEGLYDRHADVPLYFCGGWYDSYARSTVTNYVELSRRKRGPVRLIMGPWIHGSASLDLSYAGDAEFGPDAPLGYDQFRLRWFDAVLRGGRPGGVEEPPVQIFVMGGGSGRKVPGTGKLDVGGRWRAEREWPPARTEYTPFYLQPGGGLSPQSPPDGAGSSRYVFDPADPVPTIGGNISVGYDIMPGGGFDQRGGPHVYGARDGLSLSARRDVLVFSTPPLTHDVEVTGTVVVHLWAASSAPDTDFTAKLLDVYPANPDYPDGYELNIGDSIIRARYREERDRPEWLEPGRPYHFTITLYPTSLVFCRGHRVRLHVSSSNFPRFDVNPNTGGPLGADQARQPAVQTVFHDAARPSRVILPILPS